A genome region from Babesia bigemina genome assembly Bbig001, chromosome : I includes the following:
- a CDS encoding TAFII55 protein conserved region containing protein, putative — protein sequence MSDNEASVESSLVDGQSDVTSVPATAAAELEAPDSAQDDNSAYEANQDAATASGAVASGPPSEVLAQPDPNPPKLQGFDEIIKGKLLARHGIFGAHEIYEEVLFNKPAKSERHSSKRLQYADSGGACDFSDMGSIDKHCIIRFPPDIAEVIRERSAANEDTGVSIEPTGRYDYREFVVRVRGVPVELMGILVELPCHLEAHKTLDCDMLFKAADVSQMIVVQERKEAEVTVEAMRQCMWEWPDGITPPTKNIRKRRFKDLDVYNNEEVKEAEREALNLLNGTVRDSYHYEVKSAQEVRELVESYRNGNIKERIIGLDEDVQEYIKAVQQFEPAPDDSEIMFNGDHSCFMKQ from the coding sequence ATGTCGGATAACGAGGCTTCCGTCGAGAGCAGCCTGGTCGACGGGCAGAGCGACGTGACCAGCGTCCctgccaccgccgcagccgaGCTTGAGGCGCCAGATTCCGCACAAGACGATAACTCCGCATATGAAGCAAATCAGGACGCGGCGACCGCGAGCGGTGCGGTCGCTTCAGGGCCTCCCTCGGAAGTGCTTGCGCAGCCCGACCCTAACCCGCCGAAGTTACAGGGCTTCGACGAGATCATAAAGGGGAAGCTTTTGGCGCGCCATGGCATATTCGGCGCGCATGAGATATACGAGGAGGTGCTGTTTAACAAGCCGGCGAAAAGCGAGCGGCACAGCTCCAAGAGGTTGCAATACGCAGACTCCGGAGGAGCATGCGACTTCAGCGACATGGGTTCCATTGACAAGCACTGCATCATCCGCTTTCCCCCCGACATCGCCGAGGTCATTAGAGAGCGCAGCGCTGCTAACGAGGATACCGGCGTATCGATCGAGCCAACGGGGCGCTACGACTACCGAGAGTTCGTAGTACgggtgcgcggcgtccccGTGGAGCTGATGGGCATCTTGGTAGAGCTGCCGTGCCACCTCGAGGCGCACAAGACGCTCGACTGCGACATGCTGTTCAAGGCGGCTGATGTCTCGCAGATGATCGTCGTGCAGGAGCGGAAGGAGGCGGAGGTCACCGTCGAGGCCATGCGCCAGTGCATGTGGGAGTGGCCTGACGGCATTACACCGCCCACCAAGAACATCCGTAAGCGGCGATTCAAGGACCTTGACGTGTACAACAACGAAGAGGTCAAGGAGGCCGAGAGGGAGGCGTTGAACTTGCTCAACGGCACGGTGCGCGACAGCTACCACTACGAGGTAAAGAGCGCCCAAGAGGTCCGCGAATTAGTGGAGAGCTATCGCAATGGTAACATAAAGGAGCGTATCATCGGACTCGACGAAGACGTCCAGGAGTACATAAAAGCCGTGCAGCAATTTGAACCTGCGCCGGACGACTCCGAAATCATGTTTAACGGCGACCACAGCTGCTTTATGAAACAATGA
- a CDS encoding tRNA synthetases class I protein superfamily, putative has protein sequence MRLRDSVLVHLILGALLCCDCYVIRRLNDAADAVLAVDRQYRTCGYSDGCRRTRYGAHPLQASGADEGSRQTALDETAIENTLNLPKTIWPKQKHFNKAAIERQARIQKFWKDHDIYRLLLERRLSKFEDKGLSDAKVAKRTTVILDGPPYANGSAHYGHFLNKTIKDVLLRAALLDGRLALFLPGWDCHGIPIESKVLGSSDYVLGDLRRGLTDAGVPRAVEVRQRCSQVATQSIQSQMSTFEMSGFWGFWKQFYATYHYNYERHVMNAFQELLRRGAIYRARCPQHYSAKSGSVLADSELVSDVRDILTAFVGFEVTEPDAILQALDFHRPLMDVRLVCWTTLPWTLPANRGVLLDSSADYDVYYANGSLYVLNNNDKFGLFEAKQHVGRLKGDLLLGLSIMNPVTGAQYKVHDHAGILRDKGTGIVHAAPAHGMVDFRLLTSSGDYQVVDNYVSDPNAICNIIDENERFYPNLHWMLEGLSIHDIDEERLSALLGDSLLKAKVERLPVDVDWRFGNRTHVRLTKQWCLMLRGRKACLERLNDIKMYPASSRNYLQNIITHRAQDWCLSRQRVWGTPIPVVYVDSKAIENPELAKLCDLTERFEDAGRGEYRAEVDIETLPPYDLGDRVFRKLDFRTDTVDVWFESALAQRVTMDRLRIIMSDMSRISAGKNHYTFRDLVPEYAVEGPDQFRGWYQSSLLLNTLLGSGGENEASATEAGSVLARRIITHGFVNDDRGNKLSKRNQNVAQKEGMEANGDVATATGQAPTDVVTSGGTKACETFSPSEVPSSIASANKACGDSARSDVEVDNDGDGLRLRKEQNSPKNSLASVDLTTMLGGEYYEDLQLLDLYAPRGVGADVMRLWACSSDFLQKDIQLNEDNLGEALDFAKKVSNFFKYAIGVTNDCKITNDRCRIKAERFNGLDLHFLKLSFDLVRDARHFYRVGSFHKIVRELEVFLTRLSNIYISYSKDRLYCDVKHGWRRTSAQIILRKIMRNVLGVVAPLMPHMAEDVYQTLSNVQLPVNRSDKRSVPSVFGGRWAQMPPYLAKVDVADRVERALELRSVLNASNMRRNDQKLVIVCGNDEILKSLLDLETNLQIDLRLLTGVAEVELALDSSSYKGGEALMRGNGYTAYFIPAAFDKCKRCWLYREDVSEGLCDRCSAICGHPLSAETAREPAASNDDIDGVSQAYVVEDGASSEVEDYLATESGDGEEEVDDDTYGYDDDV, from the exons ATGCGACTGCGGGATTCGGTCCTCGTACACCTGATCCTCGGTGCTCTGCTGTGTTGCGACTGCTATGTGATTCGCCGTCTCAACGACGCTGCAGACGCAGTGTTGGCCGTCGATCGGCAATATCGCACGTGTGGTTATAGCGATGGATGTAGAAGGACGCGCTATGGAGCCCATCCACTGCAAGCTTCGGGTGCAGATGAAGGCTCACGCCAGACGGCGCTGGACGAAACCGCCATAGAGAACACCCTGAACCTGCCTAAAACGATCTGGCCTAAGCAAAAGCATTTCAACAAAGCGGCTATTGAGCGACAGGCGCGCATCCAGAAGTTCTGGAAGGATCACGACATATACCGTCTGCTGCTAGAACGACGTCTGTCTAAGTTCGAGGACAAGGGGCTCTCCGACGCCAAGGTGGCGAAACGCACCACAGTGATTCTCGACGGGCCGCCTTATGCAAATGGATCGGCGCACTACGGTCACTTCCTTAACAAGACCATCAAGGACGTTTTGCTGCGGGCCGCATTGCTCGACGGCCGGCTGGCGCTCTTCCTGCCGGGATGGGATTGCCATGGGATACCCATCGAGTCAAAAGTGCTTGGATCGAGTGATTATGTATTGGGGGACCTACGCAGAGGTTTGACAGATGCAGGTGTCCCCAGAGCCGTTGAGGTGCGgcagcgctgcagccaggTTGCCACGCAGTCGATTCAGTCGCAGATGTCGACATTTGAAATGTCAGGCTTCTGGGGATTCTGGAAGCAATTTTACGCAACCTATCACTACAACTACGAACGGCATGTAATGAACGCTTTCCAGGAGCTCCTTCGACGGGGGGCCATCTACCGGGCCCGCTGCCCTCAGCATTACAGCGCGAAGTCTGGTTCCGTGCTGGCTGACTCGGAGCTTGTCTCCGATGTTAGGGACATTTTGACAGCCTTTGTAGGGTTCGAGGTGACCGAGCCTGATGCCATCTTGCAAGCACTCGACTTCCACAGGCCGCTCATGGACGTTCGGCTAGTATGCTGGACCACGTTGCCATGGACACTCCCCGCTAACAGGGGTGTGCTATTGGATTCGTCGGCGGATTACGACGTGTATTACGCCAATGGTAGCTTGTACGTCCTCAACAACAATGACAAGTTTGGACTGTTTGAGGCGAAGCAGCATGTAGGTCGTCTTAAGGGCGACCTGTTACTGGGGTTGAGCATCATGAACCCGGTCACCGGCGCACAGTACAAGGTGCACGACCACGCAGGTATTCTGCGTGACAAAGGCACGGGTATAGTCCACGCCGCTCCGGCCCATGGCATGGTAGACTTTAGACTACTGACGTCCTCTGGAGATTATCAGGTAGTAGACAATTACGTCAGCGATCCAAACGCAATATGCAACATAATCGACGAAAACGAACGGTTCTACCCCAACCTGCATTGGATGCTGGAAGGACTTAGTATCCACGATATTGATGAGGAACGACTCAGTGCTCTGCTTGGAGACTCGCTGCTTAAGGCGAAGGTAGAGCGCCTTCCAGTTGACGTCGACTGGCGTTTCGGCAATCGCACTCATGTGAGGCTGACTAAGCAGTGGTGTCTCATGCTGCGCGGGCGTAAGGCGTGTTTAGAGCGGTTGAACGATATAAAGATGTATCCCGCATCTTCACGTAACTACCTGCAGAACATCATCACCCACAGGGCGCAGGATTGGTGTCTCAGCCGTCAGCGCGTTTGGGGCACGCCAATTCCGGTGGTTTATGTCGATTCAAAGGCCATTGAAAACCCTGAACTCGCGAAACTGTGCGACCTGACAGAGCGTTTTGAGGATGCTGGCAGAGGGGAGTACCGCGCGGAGGTGGACATTGAAACGTTGCCTCCATACGACTTGGGTGATCGCGTTTTTCGTAAGTTGGACTTCAGGACGGACACGGTTGATGTATGGTTTGAATCCGCTCTGGCTCAGCGAGTTACTATGGATCGCCTCCGTATTATCATGTCTGACATGTCTCGCATTAGCGCTGGGAAGAACCATTACACGTTCCGCGACCTTGTCCCAGAGTACGCAGTTGAAGGGCCAGACCAATTTCGTGGTTGGTACCAGTCTTCACTGCTGTTGAACACGCTGCTGGGCAGTGGTGGCGAAAATGAAGCCAGCGCCACTGAAGCGGGTTCCGTTCTGGCTCGTCGTATCATCACTCACGGATTCGTTAACGACGATAGAGGCAACAAGTTGTCGAAACGCAACCAAAATGTGGCACAAAAGGAGGGCATGGAAGCTAACGGAGACGTAGCTACTGCAACTGGTCAGGCTCCTACGGACGTTGTGACGTCTGGAGGTACAAAAGCTTGTGAGACCTTTTCTCCATCTGAAGTCCCGAGTTCAATTGCCAGCGCTAATAAGGCATGTGGAGATTCAGCACGCAGCGACGTAGAGGTGGACAATGACGGTGATGGCCTCCGTTTGAGAAAGGAGCAAAATTCACCAAAGAACAGCCTCGCATCCGTCGACCTCACGACAATGCTGGGTGGCGAGTATTATGAGGATTTGCAGTTGCTGGATTTGTATGCTCCGCGTGGTGTTGGGGCGGACGTGATGCGGCTGTgggcgtgcagcagcgacttTCTACAGAAGGACATCCAGTTGAACGAGGATAATCTTGGTGAAGCGCTGGATTTTGCGAAGAAGGTATCAAACTTTTTCAAGTACGCCATTGGCGTAACCAATGACTGCAAGATAACCAACGACCGTTGCCGAATCAAAGCAGAGCGCTTCAACGGTTTGGACCTACACTTTTTAAAGCTCTCGTTCGACTTGGTACGCGATGCGCGACATTTCTATCGCGTTGGTAGCTTTCACAAAATAGTACGAGAACTTGAGGTTTTCCTCACCCGACTCTCGAACATCTACATCTCGTACAGCAAGGATCGGCTTTACTGCGACGTCAAGCATGGGTGGCGGCGCACGTCCGCGCAGATTATCCTACGAAAAATCATGCGCAATGTGCTCGGTGTAGTAGCACCTCTCATGCCTCACATGGCTGAAGACGTATACCAGACCTTGTCGAACGTACAGCTACCCGTCAATCGAAGCGACAAAAGGTCTGTTCCTTCAGTTTTCGGAGGTCGTTGGGCACAGATGCCCCCGTACCTTGCCAAAGTCGACGTTGCCGATAGAGTGGAGAGGGCTTTGGAGTTGCGAAGTGTCTTAAACGCCTCAAACATGCGGCGCAACGATCAGAAGCTGGTTATTGTTTGCGGCAATGACGAAATTCTGAAGAGCCTCTTGGACCTCGAAACCAACTTGCAAATAGACCTGCGGTTGTTAACGGGAGTTGCTGAAGTCGAACTGGCTCTGGATTCATCGTCATACAAGGGCGGCGAGGCTCTTATGCGTGGGAACGGATACACCGCTTACTTCATACCTGCGGCATTCGATAAGTGCAAGAG GTGTTGGCTGTACAGAGAGGACGTTTCGGAGGGGTTGTGTGACAGGTGCAGTGCCATATGTGGCCACCCTCTTTCAGCGGAAACCGCTAGAGAACCGGCTGCGTCCAATGATGACATTGATGGTGTTAGTCAGGCCTATGTAGTGGAAGATGGAGCATCATCGGAGGTGGAGGACTATCTAGCAACGGAATCAGGTGACGGCGAAGAGGAAGTTGATGACGACACTTACGGctacgacgatgatgtataG
- a CDS encoding N(2),N(2)-dimethylguanosine tRNA methyltransferase, putative, with protein MEAPETVSEGLVQVSSRSLDGKPLFYNPPQVFNRDISLIVLKTFVESEKERAKECRSSTGESRVGAFVGVNVLEMLAATGIRSIRYLKELGDYVNHIYINDLDHNSARAIAKNCDFNGIPPSKYRAICADGNQLAQMLTPPADILRLMLMNGNIQKIPCGFVPSKTFSAMDAYNSTVERFLAVIAASECSEDVTRYRNVIDVIDIDPYSTATVFLDSAVRCVKSGGMLMVTSTDMPTLCGNNPLVSFYKYGGSSIKATFCHELSLRILLYTVMTTAAKYQRVVEPLISCSADFYVRVFVRVSNNVQQCKHLSENCALLLMCAQCDSFRLLKLGEYSEPKQRPASVPGDLRGTCEECNGRLKIGGPLYVGPIHNRQFVSAALKNATEAHESLPGVTQNAKIIGILTAISEELEDTPLHYSIPCLCQKWNLTTISPSAFKACLEKLGYRASHFHRDPQSLKTDAPNKVVMDILRHHAIEQNKVGSHEFFKTPIQTEGIDLTPPETSTRTAVARWLNNPSKYWGPKKMHRQVATSRPLEAETPADNANS; from the exons ATGGAAGCGCCCGAAACGGTGTCGGAAGGCCTCGTCCAGGTGAGCAGCCGCTCTCTGGACGGGAAGCCGCTGTTTTACAACCCTCCGCAAGTGTTCAATCGCGATATTTCGCTAATAGTGTTGAAAACGTTCGTGGAATCCGAGAAGGAGCGCGCGAAAGAATGCCGCTCGTCAACGGGCGAAAGCAGAGTTGGAGCCTTTGTGGGCGTCAACGTTCTAGAGATGCTTGCAGCAACTG GGATCAGGAGCATTCGTTACCTGAAGGAGTTGGGAGACTACGTCAACCACATCTACATTAATGACCTGGACCACAACTCCGCCCGTGCAATCGCGAAAAACTGCGACTTCAACGGGATACCCCCGTCCAAGTACCGCGCAATATGTGCTGACGGCAACCAGCTGGCGCAGATGCTGACACCGCCCGCCGACATCCTGCGCCTCATGCTGATGAACGGCAATATCCAGAAGATCCCCTGCGGTTTCGTTCCATCGAAGACATTCAGCGCAATGGACGCCTACAACAGTACGGTTGAGCGGTTTTTGGCCGTTATTGCGGCCAGCGAATGCAGCGAGGACGTTACCCGATATCGCAacgtcatcgacgtcaTTGACATTGACCCCTACTCCACGGCCACGGTCTTCCTCGACTCAGCAGTGCGCTGCGTGAAGAGCGGGGGGATGTTGATGGTGACGTCCACAGACATGCCCACCCTCTGCGGCAACAACCCCTTGGTCTCGTTTTACAAGTACGGGGGCTCGAGCATCAAGGCCACATTCTGCCACGAACTCTCGCTCAGGATTCTGCTCTACACCGTGATGACAACCGCAGCCAAATACCAGCGGGTGGTGGAACCGCTGATTTCGTGCAGCGCGGACTTCTACGTCAGGGTGTTCGTGCGGGTCAGCAACAACGTGCAGCAGTGCAAGCACCTCAGCGAAAACTGCGCCCTGTTGCTCATGTGCGCGCAGTGCGACTCGTTCCGGCTGCTTAAACTGGGCGAATACAGCGAACCCAAGCAGCGGCCGGCGTCAGTGCCGGGCGACCTCCGTGGAACGTGCGAGGAGTGCAACGGACGTTTGAAGATCGGCGGCCCGCTCTACGTCGGACCCATACACAACAGGCAGTTCGTTTCGGCAGCGCTAAAGAACGCCACCGAGGCGCATGAATCGCTGCCAGGGGTTACCCAAAATGCCAAAATCATAGGCATCTTAACGGCCATTTCCGAG GAGCTTGAAGACACCCCGCTGCACTACAGCATTCCGTGCCTGTGCCAGAAGTGGAATCTGACCACGATCAGCCCGTCCGCATTCAAGGCATGCCTCGAGAAGCTGGGCTACCGAGCGTCGCACTTCCACCGCGATCCGCAGTCGCTGAAGACGGACGCGCCCAACAAGGTTGTCATGGACATCTTACGGCACCACGCAATCGAGCAAAACAAGGTGGGGTCTCATGAATTCTTCAAGACGCCCATCCAAACGGAGGGGATCGATCTCACGCCGCCCGAAACTTCCACTCGCACTGCGGTGGCCCGCTGGCTGAACAACCCCAGCAAATATTGGGGACCCAAGAAGATGCATCGGCAAGTCGCCACCTCACGCCCTCTGGAGGCGGAAACCCCGGCAGATAACGCCAACAGCTAG